In the genome of Calditrichota bacterium, the window TTAACAGCTGTAATTTTGTGGATGATTGTTTTATATCATCAGCAGGTTTGTTCCCGTTGTTTTTGTAAGCTGTATTTGTAATGATATTATTGGAAGAGTCAATCAGTTTACGGATGGCAGCAAGCTTGAACTTAGGCCGTAAAAAAAGATAAAGCAGATCCAGCAATTCACCAAAAGTAGATTTATCAGATTCCAGGTTATCTTTACAGACTTCAATTAAAAAGGATTTATCATTTATTGAAAAAAACGATTCGAGAATGTGGATGTATGGACGGCTGCTATTGCCAAGGTTTGTATCTTTGCCCTGAAAAACGGGGGTTTGTTTCTCTTTCCCTTCAGAGAGTACAGCAACAATTCCGGTTTCAAAATCTCTTTCTATGTGCAGGATATAATCGTCAAATTTTAGATTGGTTCGCCCGGTAAAAATCATTGATTCATAATCTTTAAAGTCAGGCTTTTCGAAGTCACTGAGTCCGTAAATAATGCCCAGCAGGGATTTGAACAGGAAACGTTTGTTTTCTGCGCGTGCGGAGAGAATACTTTTATTTTCAATGGCAGTTAGATCAAGACCGATACTTGGATCGACAGATTTAAAGCCGTTTAAATTTATATCCTGTATAATCATGGGGTTGTATTAAATTTTGTAAGCCTTAAAATAATAAAAAGACAAATCTTTAACAAAGAATAATTACCATAATTTTTTAATGAAGCAAGATTAGTGTTTACCTAACAAAATCATTTTCCAGCTTCGATGAACTAATTAATAGCAGAAATAGCTTTCTTGTTTTTATTGAAATTGATGTTTTAATAGGGATAAACATAATTTTAACACAAATATAACGGTTTTCTGTTATTTATATTTGAAAACTTGGGTACAACCGATTAAATTCACGGGCTAAATTTTAATCCCCATATAAAAATCTCGGAGTTAAAAATGTATCCTAAACGGTTAGCCATATTGGTTGGCGGCGGCCCTGCGCCTGGTATTAATAGTGTTATTAGCGCTGCAACCATTAGAGCAATCCTTGCCGGTGCGGAAGTTATCGGTATTCGCGATGGTTTTAAATGGCTCATGCAGGGAAATATAGATAATATTGTCAATTTAAACATTGATACGGTAAGCCGTATTCATTTCCGTGGTGGCTCTTATTTGGGCATTGCACGGGACAATCCCACAAAAAATAAAAAATTCCTGGAAAATACAGTAACCTCACTATTAAGATTAAATGTCGATAAACTTATTACGATAGGTGGTGATGACACGGCTTTTTCTGCGCACAAAGTAGAAGAAGTAGCGGATGGCCGCATCCAGGTTGCCCATGTTCCTAAAACCATTGACAATGATCTTGACCTGCCGCACGGTACAGTTACTTTTGGATACCAGACAGCCCGCCATATTGGTGTAGAAATTGTAAAAAATATAATGACCGATGCCCGCACAACAACACGTTGGTATTTTGTTGTAACAATGGGGCGCAAAGCAGGCCACCTTGCACTGGGGACTGGTAAATCTGCCGGTGCAACTTTAACGCTTATCCCTGAAGAATTTCCAGATAAAATTTCATTGAACCAAATGATCGATACTTTGGTTGGTGCAATAATAAAGCGCAAAAGTTATGGCCGCGAAGATGGTGTGGCTATTATTGCCGAAGGCTTAATCGATAAGCTTGATCCACATGCATTTGATGAGCTTGTAAATATTGAAAAAGATGAACATGATAACCTGCGTTTTGCTGAAATTAATTTTGGTGAAATTCTTAAATACCATGTTCAGAAACGATTGGAAGAGTTTGGATTAAAAACAACCATTGTTGCTAAGAATATTGGTTATGAGCTGCGCTGTGCTGACCCCATCCCGTTTGATATGGAATACTGCCGTGATTTGGGTTACATGGCTGCCAAGTTTTTATATGACGGCGGCAATGGAGCCTTAATATCTATGCAACAAGGCAAGTTTATTCCAATGTATTTTAAAGAAATCCTTGACCCTAAAACGAAAAAGATGAAGATAAGATTGGTGGATACTGATTCAGAATCTTACCATATTGCATACAGGTACATGCTCCGCTTAAACCAGGATGATTTTAATGATCCGCATGAGCTGGCAAAATATGCAGCCACGGCAGGTGTTTCCTTAGAAGAGTTTGAAGAAAAATTCAAATATCTTGTTGAAAATGCAGATACATTTGATTTACAGAATCCTGTAAAGAAAAAAGCGGAAAAATCAGACAAAGTAGAAAAGAAAGGTTAGGCCCTTCAAAAGGATTATGGGAAAAACTCTTAAATCATATTTTGATTTAACCAAGCCAACGATAATGTTGCTTGTGGTTATTACCGGCGGAACCGCACTTGTATTAGAAGGAAGCCTAATCAATGAACCATTCAGGTTTCTGCTCGTAATCATAGCTATCTATTTAACGGGTGGATCGGCAAATGCGCTTAATCAGTGTTTCGAGCGTAATATCGATGCCAAGATGAAAAGGACTTCAGCAAAACGCCCTTTGCCTACAAATAAAATTAGTCCGGTTGCAGCATTTGTTTTTTCTATATCAATTGGTGTGGCAGGGTTGCTTATTTTTGGATTGTTTTTTAACTGGTATAGTGCACTGCTTTCTTTAAGCACTATTTTGTTTTACAGTTTATTTTATACACTCTATTTAAAACCAAACACTTCTCAGAATATTGTTATTGGCGGAGCTGCTGGTTCAATGGCACCGGTTGGGGCATGGGTTGCAGCATCCGGTTCTATGGCTTTGGATCCCTGGATTTTATTCTTAATTATTTTTTTATGGACCCCGCCTCATTTCTGGGCATTGGCCCTGGTATATAAAGATGATTACCGTGTTGCAAATTTGCCGATGATGCCGGTTGTTAAAGGAGATAATTCTACTTTCAGACAAATAATTGTTTATTCGTGGCTTCTTGTAATCAGCAGCTTATTTATGCTGATAAATCAAAGTCTGAGTATAATGTATATTCTTGCTGCTGTGGTATTGGGTGTAATATTTTTATCAAAAACGTTTAAAGCAAACAAGCAAAGATCGGAAAAAGAAATTAAAGGATTGTTTGGATATTCTATTATTTATTTATTTCTGTTGTTCATGGTGATTGTAGTAGATGGAGTCATTTAAAGAAAATTATAGAAAATAAAAAAAGTGTTTGAAAATAATTTTTCCACAATTTATATTAACATTTTTCAAAATTTTGTCTATAAAGATTTGATCCCGCAAAAACAATAAAATATTTCAAAGTTCTAATTTTTTAATGTGAAAGAGGAGTAACTCTTGTCTCAAATTTTTAATAAAAGTGCCAATTTGTGGCCTGTCTATCTTGCTGTTATTGTAATTTTCCTTAGCAGTGGGCTGGTAGGTTTTTTCTGGTATTATGGATCACCGGAATATACAGATGTTGGCTATAGACCAAAACAACCCGTTGATTACAGCCATAAATTGCATGCAGGAGATTTGGGTATGGATTGCCGCTATTGCCATACTGCTGTTGAGGTCTCTGCAAAAGCAAATGTACCACCAACAGAAACCTGTATGAATTGCCATTCACTGATAGGTACAGATAATGCAAAACTTGATCCGGTAAGAGAAAGCTGGGTTACTGGAAAATCAATAGAGTGGGTTCGTGTTCATGATTTGCCCGACTACGCATTTTTTAACCATAGTGCGCATGTTAATGTTGGTATTGGTTGCGAAAGCTGCCATGGAAATGTTGCCGCGATGGACAAAGTAGAGCAGAAAGTATCACTTAGTATGAGCTGGTGCTTAACTTGCCACCGCACTCCGGAAAATCATATCCGCCCGTTGGACCAGGTTACAAAAATGAACTGGACAATGCCGGACAACCAGGCTGAATTTGCCCAGCAAGTAATCAAAGAAAAAAATATCACACCTCCCATAGATTGTTCAGGATGTCATCGATGAAAGAAATACAAAAAAATATTAGTGGAAAAGAATACTGGCGCAGCATGGATCAGCTTGCTGATACGCCGGAATTTCAACAGTTTTTAGAACGTGAATTTCCTGAAAATGCATCCGAGATGACAAATCCCGTTTCTCGTAGAAAATTTTTGGGTTTGATGGGCGCATCAATTGCTTTTGCAGGCTTGGCCGGTTGCAGGCGTCCTGTAGAAAAAATTGTGCCTTATGTAAAAGCTCCGGAAAATGTGGTTCCCGGAATTCCACAATACTATGCTACCACAGCAACTTTTGGTGCCCACGCTTATGGGCTTCTTGTTGAAAGCCATGGCGGAAGACCAACAAAAATTGAAGGAAATGAAAAACATCCTTCTTCCCGTGGAAAAACAAATGCCTTTTTACAGGCAGAAATTTTAAACCTTTATGATCCGGATCGTGCTAAAGAAATTATGCATGAAGGTGAGCAATCTGACTGGGAAAGCTTTGTAGCATTCTGGAAAGAAAAACATACTCAGTTTGCAGAAAACCAGGGCGAAGGCCTTGCTGTAATATCAGGTGAGTTTTCTTCTCCAACTTTGCATGGATTATACAGTACATTTAAGAAAGCATTTCCAAAAGCTATATGGGTAATTGATGAACCTGTAAGTTATGCCAACATGTACAAAGGTTTACAAGCTGCCACGGGAAAACTTTTACGTCCGAATTATCAATTTGAAAACGCAAAAGTTATTGTCTCACTTGATAATGATTTTCTTGGAACAGGTGTCGAGTCTGTATCTTCAAACCTTGGGTTTGCAAAAGGACGCAGGGTCGAATCTGAAAAAGATGAAATGAACCGTTTGTATGTTGTAGAGTCAAGTTTCTCAATTACGGGCGGTATGTCAGATCATCGTAAGCAACTTTCACAGGCAAATATCGAAGGTTTTGCACGTCAACTGGCCTCTACCTTGGGTATTGCAAATGCTGACACCAGCGTTGTTGAATCCAAATGGGTGAATGCCCTGGTTGACGATTTAAGAAAGAATAAAGGCACATCGCTGGTAGTTGCAGGGCATCGCCAAAGTGCTGCTACACATGCCTTGGTTTTTGCAATTAATGAAGCGCTTAAAAACAATAATGCTACTGTTACATATCACAACCCCTCTTATGCGGTTCTTGAAGATAGTAATCTGGCTGATTTTGCTTCAATGGCAAATTCTGGTAAAATTAACACGCTTGTCACGATTGGATCAAACCCGGTTTATTCTGCCGCAGCTGATCTAAATATTGCTGCAGCTCTAGAAAAAGTAGAAACCAAAATTTCCCTGGCTGTACATAAAGACGAGACTGCTGCAAATGCCAATTGGCTAATTCCAATGTCTCACTTCCTTGAATCTTGGGGAGATGCGGCGGCGCTAGATGGAACACTTTCTGTTGCCCAGCCACTTATTCAACCACTATATAATAGTAAAAGCAATCTCGAAGTCTTAAACCTTGTTGTTTCAGGAAGTAACAAAACAGGACATGATCTTGTTCAGGATACCTGGAAAGGTTTATTAAAAACATCAACTCTTGGTAAAAGTTGGCGCAAAGTTTTACATGATGGCCTTTATGAAGCATCAAATAATACGGCTCCTTCTGTCAACAGTTCTGCAGTTTCGGTACTCATCTCTGACACGAAATTAAACAATAATAGCCTGTCAAAAGAAAATCTTGAAGTTGTTTTCTATGCTTCATCTTCTATGTATGATGGACGTTTTGCAAACAACGGCTGGATGCAGGAAGCGCCGGACCCGGTTACTAAACTTTGCTGGGACAACGCCGCTTTAATCAATCCAAGAACTGCTCAGGAACTTGGTGTTAATTCAAAAGATTTGGTAACGCTTTCAGTTAATGGGCGTTCGATGGATATTGTTGTTTCGGTTACGCCAGGTGTTGCAGACAATGTTGTTGCATTGGAGCTTGGTTACGGAAGGAAAAATATTGGTCGTATTGCAGATGGTGCCGGATTTAATGTCAATGTTTTGAGAACTTCGGCCAACTCAACTTCTGCAGATGGAGCAAAAATTACAAAGACAGGGCGAACCTATGCATTGGCAAATACTCAAGATCATAATTCAATGGAAGAGCGTCCGCTAATCCGTGAAGCTACTCTTGAACAGT includes:
- a CDS encoding TAT-variant-translocated molybdopterin oxidoreductase, which produces MKEIQKNISGKEYWRSMDQLADTPEFQQFLEREFPENASEMTNPVSRRKFLGLMGASIAFAGLAGCRRPVEKIVPYVKAPENVVPGIPQYYATTATFGAHAYGLLVESHGGRPTKIEGNEKHPSSRGKTNAFLQAEILNLYDPDRAKEIMHEGEQSDWESFVAFWKEKHTQFAENQGEGLAVISGEFSSPTLHGLYSTFKKAFPKAIWVIDEPVSYANMYKGLQAATGKLLRPNYQFENAKVIVSLDNDFLGTGVESVSSNLGFAKGRRVESEKDEMNRLYVVESSFSITGGMSDHRKQLSQANIEGFARQLASTLGIANADTSVVESKWVNALVDDLRKNKGTSLVVAGHRQSAATHALVFAINEALKNNNATVTYHNPSYAVLEDSNLADFASMANSGKINTLVTIGSNPVYSAAADLNIAAALEKVETKISLAVHKDETAANANWLIPMSHFLESWGDAAALDGTLSVAQPLIQPLYNSKSNLEVLNLVVSGSNKTGHDLVQDTWKGLLKTSTLGKSWRKVLHDGLYEASNNTAPSVNSSAVSVLISDTKLNNNSLSKENLEVVFYASSSMYDGRFANNGWMQEAPDPVTKLCWDNAALINPRTAQELGVNSKDLVTLSVNGRSMDIVVSVTPGVADNVVALELGYGRKNIGRIADGAGFNVNVLRTSANSTSADGAKITKTGRTYALANTQDHNSMEERPLIREATLEQYRQHPSFAPDMVKHPPLESLFEDYSYEEGYQWGMTIDLNTCTGCNTCLVACQSENNIPVIGKEEVEKGREMHWIRLDRYFAGDVNDPEMVYQPVACQHCENAPCEQVCPVQATLHDEEGLNVMTYNRCVGTRYCANNCPYKVRRFNFFNYTNDYPETIKMAQNPDVTVRFRGVMEKCTYCTQRLQGAKITAKNEGRQAKDVDYVTACQQACPAEAIVFGNINDPESDVVKAKKQNRNYAMLGELNIRPRTTFMAKLRNPNPEIEKLIETVS
- a CDS encoding 6-phosphofructokinase codes for the protein MYPKRLAILVGGGPAPGINSVISAATIRAILAGAEVIGIRDGFKWLMQGNIDNIVNLNIDTVSRIHFRGGSYLGIARDNPTKNKKFLENTVTSLLRLNVDKLITIGGDDTAFSAHKVEEVADGRIQVAHVPKTIDNDLDLPHGTVTFGYQTARHIGVEIVKNIMTDARTTTRWYFVVTMGRKAGHLALGTGKSAGATLTLIPEEFPDKISLNQMIDTLVGAIIKRKSYGREDGVAIIAEGLIDKLDPHAFDELVNIEKDEHDNLRFAEINFGEILKYHVQKRLEEFGLKTTIVAKNIGYELRCADPIPFDMEYCRDLGYMAAKFLYDGGNGALISMQQGKFIPMYFKEILDPKTKKMKIRLVDTDSESYHIAYRYMLRLNQDDFNDPHELAKYAATAGVSLEEFEEKFKYLVENADTFDLQNPVKKKAEKSDKVEKKG
- a CDS encoding protoheme IX farnesyltransferase; protein product: MGKTLKSYFDLTKPTIMLLVVITGGTALVLEGSLINEPFRFLLVIIAIYLTGGSANALNQCFERNIDAKMKRTSAKRPLPTNKISPVAAFVFSISIGVAGLLIFGLFFNWYSALLSLSTILFYSLFYTLYLKPNTSQNIVIGGAAGSMAPVGAWVAASGSMALDPWILFLIIFLWTPPHFWALALVYKDDYRVANLPMMPVVKGDNSTFRQIIVYSWLLVISSLFMLINQSLSIMYILAAVVLGVIFLSKTFKANKQRSEKEIKGLFGYSIIYLFLLFMVIVVDGVI
- a CDS encoding cytochrome C; the protein is MSQIFNKSANLWPVYLAVIVIFLSSGLVGFFWYYGSPEYTDVGYRPKQPVDYSHKLHAGDLGMDCRYCHTAVEVSAKANVPPTETCMNCHSLIGTDNAKLDPVRESWVTGKSIEWVRVHDLPDYAFFNHSAHVNVGIGCESCHGNVAAMDKVEQKVSLSMSWCLTCHRTPENHIRPLDQVTKMNWTMPDNQAEFAQQVIKEKNITPPIDCSGCHR